From Streptomyces sp. TLI_053, a single genomic window includes:
- a CDS encoding ATP-dependent Clp protease proteolytic subunit — MNIPSLSAAKARVEDMRAEGRYIVPRFVERTSQGIREYDPYAKLFEERIIFLGSQVDDVSANDIMAQLLCLESMDPDREIQMYINSPGGSFTALTAIYDTMQYVKPDITTVCMGQAASAAAVLLAAGTPGKRMALPNARILIHQPYTETGRGQVSDLEIQAREIFRMREQLEEMLSKHSNKSVEEVRDDIERDKILTAEEAVEYGLVDLVISTRKASLTS; from the coding sequence AGGCCCGCGTCGAGGACATGCGAGCGGAGGGCCGCTACATCGTCCCCCGCTTCGTCGAGCGCACCTCCCAGGGCATCCGCGAGTACGACCCGTACGCCAAGCTGTTTGAGGAGCGCATCATCTTCCTCGGCTCCCAGGTGGACGACGTCTCGGCCAACGACATCATGGCGCAGCTGCTGTGCCTGGAGTCGATGGACCCGGACCGCGAGATCCAGATGTACATCAACTCGCCCGGCGGCTCGTTCACGGCCCTGACGGCCATCTACGACACCATGCAGTACGTCAAGCCCGACATCACCACCGTCTGCATGGGCCAGGCGGCCTCGGCGGCGGCCGTGCTGCTGGCGGCGGGCACCCCCGGCAAGCGGATGGCGCTGCCGAACGCCCGCATCCTGATCCACCAGCCCTACACCGAGACCGGCCGCGGCCAGGTCTCGGACCTGGAGATCCAGGCCCGGGAGATCTTCCGGATGCGCGAGCAGCTGGAGGAGATGCTGTCGAAGCACTCCAACAAGTCGGTCGAGGAGGTTCGCGACGACATCGAGCGCGACAAGATCCTCACCGCCGAGGAGGCCGTCGAGTACGGTCTGGTGGACCTGGTCATCTCGACCCGCAAGGCCTCGCTGACCTCCTGA